A genomic region of Ammospiza nelsoni isolate bAmmNel1 chromosome 3, bAmmNel1.pri, whole genome shotgun sequence contains the following coding sequences:
- the MAL gene encoding myelin and lymphocyte protein isoform X1, with product MCSAKGVSGFWLCSGQVTLSHTHPVPRFDLQIFGGLVWILVASSKVLAPMLQGWVMFVSVFCFVMSISLLCLYFCGAHGGGGSCWVTLDAICHSTAALFYLSAAVLEAYTTYSLGFAILLAQEYRENIAAVVFAFVATLLYVIHKVFSLLRWKSS from the exons ATGTGCAGTGCCAAAGGCGTGAGTGGCTTTTGGCTCTGCTCTGGACAAGTCACTTTATCCCACACTCACCCTGTCCCCCGCTTTGACTTGCAGATCTTTGGGGGCCTTGTGTGGATCCTGGTGGCATCCTCGAAGGTCCTAGCTCccatgctgcagggctgggtgatgTTTGTCTCCGTGTTCTGCTTCGTCATGTCCATCTCCCTCCTGTGCCTCTACTTCTGCGGCGCtcacggcggcggcggcagctgCTGGGTCACCTTG GATGCCATCTGCCACAGCACGGCAGCGCTGTTCTACCTCAGTGCCGCGGTACTGGAAGCCTACACGACCTATTCGCTTGGCTTCGCCATACTCCTGGCACAGGAGTACAGGGAGAACATTGCTGCTGTG GTATTTGCATTCGTGGCCACCCTGCTGTATGTGATCCACAAGGTGTTCTCGCTCCTGCGGTGGAAATCGTCCTGA
- the MAL gene encoding myelin and lymphocyte protein isoform X2 codes for MSSSTSTSTLPSGLAVLTTFPDVLFIPEIIFGGLVWILVASSKVLAPMLQGWVMFVSVFCFVMSISLLCLYFCGAHGGGGSCWVTLDAICHSTAALFYLSAAVLEAYTTYSLGFAILLAQEYRENIAAVVFAFVATLLYVIHKVFSLLRWKSS; via the exons ATGTCTTCCTCAACTTCCACCAGCACTTTGCCCAGTGGCCTGGCCGTCCTGACGACCTTCCCAGATGTTCTCTTCATCCCTGAAATC ATCTTTGGGGGCCTTGTGTGGATCCTGGTGGCATCCTCGAAGGTCCTAGCTCccatgctgcagggctgggtgatgTTTGTCTCCGTGTTCTGCTTCGTCATGTCCATCTCCCTCCTGTGCCTCTACTTCTGCGGCGCtcacggcggcggcggcagctgCTGGGTCACCTTG GATGCCATCTGCCACAGCACGGCAGCGCTGTTCTACCTCAGTGCCGCGGTACTGGAAGCCTACACGACCTATTCGCTTGGCTTCGCCATACTCCTGGCACAGGAGTACAGGGAGAACATTGCTGCTGTG GTATTTGCATTCGTGGCCACCCTGCTGTATGTGATCCACAAGGTGTTCTCGCTCCTGCGGTGGAAATCGTCCTGA